A region from the Sulfurivermis fontis genome encodes:
- the argS gene encoding arginine--tRNA ligase, whose amino-acid sequence MKHHLQQLITAALDALRTNGVLDCALPDSIVIEHTRDKSHGDFACNVAMPLAKIARRKPRELAELITGALPASTKVSKVEIAGPGFINFFMSSDAFTAVVGEVLERGEAFGRSTLGNGKRVQVEFVSANPTGPLHVGHGRGAAYGATVADLLAAVGFNVHREYYVNDAGRQMDILGTSVWLRYLDLCGEEIPFPVNGYKGDYVWDIAATLHREHGDAFRHPASAVFQDISPDEPAGGDKEVHIDELIARAKQLLGAANYRTVFDLGLNVILADIKQDLEEFGVAYEEWYSERKLVESGKVDEAIRRLQAAGHVYEKDGALWFRSTAFGDEKDRVVVRDNGVKTYFASDIAYHMEKLERGFERIIDVWGADHHGYVPRVKAALQAMGDDPSKLDVLLVQFAILYRGGERVQMSTRSGSFVTLRELRDEVGNDAARFFYVLRKCEQHMDFDLDLAKSQSADNPVYYIQYAHARVCSVMRQLSEKGLSYDQAAGLKHLHLLTESHEQELIQALTRYPEVVESAALAHEPHQLAHYLRELANGFHTYYNAHQFLVDDSGLRDARLALISAVRQVLHNGLSLLGVSAPETM is encoded by the coding sequence ATGAAACACCACCTGCAACAGCTCATCACCGCCGCCCTCGACGCCCTGCGCACCAACGGCGTGCTGGACTGTGCGCTGCCCGACTCCATCGTCATCGAGCACACCCGTGACAAGAGCCACGGCGACTTCGCCTGCAACGTGGCGATGCCGCTGGCCAAGATAGCGCGACGCAAGCCGCGCGAACTGGCGGAGCTGATCACTGGCGCGCTGCCGGCCTCCACGAAGGTGAGCAAGGTGGAGATCGCCGGTCCCGGCTTCATCAACTTTTTCATGAGCAGCGACGCCTTCACCGCCGTGGTGGGCGAGGTGCTGGAGCGCGGCGAGGCCTTCGGCCGCTCGACCCTGGGCAACGGCAAGCGCGTGCAGGTGGAATTCGTCTCCGCCAATCCCACCGGGCCGCTGCACGTGGGCCACGGTCGTGGTGCCGCCTACGGCGCCACCGTCGCCGACCTGCTCGCCGCCGTCGGCTTCAACGTGCACCGCGAGTACTACGTCAACGATGCCGGGCGCCAGATGGACATCCTCGGCACCTCGGTGTGGCTGCGCTACCTCGACCTGTGCGGCGAGGAGATTCCGTTCCCGGTCAACGGCTACAAGGGCGACTACGTGTGGGACATCGCCGCCACCCTGCACCGCGAGCACGGCGATGCCTTCCGCCATCCCGCCAGTGCCGTGTTTCAGGACATCTCCCCCGACGAGCCCGCCGGCGGCGACAAGGAGGTGCATATCGACGAGCTCATCGCCCGCGCCAAGCAGCTGCTCGGCGCGGCGAATTACCGCACGGTGTTCGACCTCGGCCTCAACGTGATCCTGGCCGACATCAAACAGGACCTGGAGGAGTTCGGCGTCGCCTACGAGGAGTGGTATTCCGAGCGCAAGCTGGTGGAGAGCGGCAAGGTGGACGAGGCGATCCGCCGCCTGCAAGCGGCCGGGCATGTCTACGAAAAGGACGGCGCGCTGTGGTTCCGCTCCACCGCCTTCGGCGACGAAAAGGACCGCGTGGTGGTGCGCGACAACGGCGTGAAGACCTACTTCGCCTCCGACATCGCCTACCACATGGAAAAGCTCGAACGCGGCTTCGAGCGTATCATCGACGTGTGGGGCGCGGACCATCACGGCTACGTGCCGCGGGTGAAGGCCGCGCTGCAGGCGATGGGCGATGACCCGTCGAAGCTGGACGTGCTCTTGGTACAGTTCGCCATCCTCTACCGCGGCGGCGAACGCGTGCAGATGTCCACCCGCTCCGGCTCCTTCGTCACCCTGCGCGAACTGCGCGACGAGGTGGGCAACGACGCGGCGCGCTTCTTCTATGTGCTGCGCAAGTGCGAGCAGCACATGGACTTCGATCTGGATCTCGCCAAGTCGCAGAGTGCCGACAATCCGGTGTACTACATCCAGTATGCCCACGCCCGCGTCTGCTCCGTGATGCGCCAGCTCTCCGAGAAGGGCCTGTCCTACGACCAGGCGGCGGGACTCAAGCACCTGCACCTGCTCACCGAATCCCACGAGCAGGAACTGATCCAGGCGCTGACCCGTTATCCCGAAGTGGTGGAATCGGCGGCGCTGGCCCACGAACCGCACCAACTGGCCCATTACCTGCGCGAACTGGCCAACGGCTTCCATACCTACTACAACGCCCACCAGTTCCTGGTCGACGACAGCGGTCTGCGCGATGCGCGCCTGGCCCTGATCAGTGCCGTGCGCCAAGTGCTGCACAACGGCCTGTCGCTGCTCGGCGTGTCCGCGCCGGAAACCATGTGA
- a CDS encoding type II toxin-antitoxin system RelE/ParE family toxin: MIKSFRCKDTQALYEGGSPRRFRAWQAQAERKLQMLDSAAVLDDLKSPPGNRLEKLSGGRAGQYSIRINDQWRVCFRWQDGDVCDVEIVDYH, translated from the coding sequence ATGATCAAGTCGTTCCGCTGCAAGGATACGCAGGCGCTGTACGAGGGAGGGAGCCCGCGGCGCTTTCGCGCCTGGCAGGCGCAGGCCGAACGCAAGCTGCAAATGCTGGATAGTGCCGCCGTCCTCGACGACCTGAAGAGTCCACCCGGCAACCGGCTGGAAAAGCTGTCTGGCGGCCGTGCCGGGCAATACAGCATCCGCATCAACGACCAGTGGCGGGTGTGTTTCCGCTGGCAGGACGGCGATGTTTGCGACGTGGAAATCGTCGATTACCATTGA
- a CDS encoding HigA family addiction module antitoxin, producing the protein MSNKMRPIHPGEVLREEYLTPLGLSAHALAQALRVPATRIGEIVNERRAITPDTALRLARYFHTSAEFWMNLQTAYDLKVASAELAERIGREVEPRAA; encoded by the coding sequence ATGAGCAACAAGATGCGTCCCATCCATCCCGGCGAGGTTCTGCGCGAAGAGTATCTCACCCCCCTTGGCCTTTCGGCCCACGCCCTGGCCCAGGCCCTGCGCGTGCCGGCGACGCGCATCGGCGAGATAGTCAACGAGCGCCGCGCCATCACGCCGGATACCGCTCTGCGTCTGGCACGTTATTTCCACACCAGCGCCGAGTTCTGGATGAATCTGCAAACTGCCTACGACCTCAAGGTTGCCAGCGCCGAGTTGGCCGAGCGTATCGGGCGCGAGGTGGAGCCACGCGCGGCGTAG
- a CDS encoding type II toxin-antitoxin system Phd/YefM family antitoxin: MLAETTASISELKKNPMGTVAAGEGFPVAILNRNEPAFYCVPAAAYEALMDRLEDLELNALADTRLKDGKEPVKVTLDEP; the protein is encoded by the coding sequence ATCCTGGCCGAGACCACGGCAAGTATTTCCGAGCTGAAGAAAAACCCCATGGGCACGGTGGCCGCCGGCGAGGGCTTTCCGGTCGCCATCCTCAACCGCAACGAACCTGCCTTCTACTGCGTACCGGCGGCCGCCTATGAAGCGCTCATGGACCGGCTGGAAGACCTGGAACTCAATGCCCTGGCCGATACGCGCCTGAAGGATGGCAAGGAGCCGGTGAAGGTGACGCTGGATGAGCCATGA
- a CDS encoding primosomal protein N' produces the protein MSRTVLHIAIPSPLRRRFDYLAPAEAVAPGCRVRIGFGRRALVGVVLGSSAHSEVPPDKLRPVETVLDAEPLLPPEILELLTWASTYYHHPIGEVCAAALPVALRQGEPAQPRTLRRHALTAAGRAARPDELKRAPRQAALLAHLQRLDAPAGAAELDEVEGWQGAMARLVEKGWVEVQEAPALPAAGTASDTSPPLAAAQQAAVDSVSAAFGRFGGFLLDGVTGSGKTEVYLRLIAQNLAAGRQTLVLVPEIGLTPQLLERFRRRFPAPIAVLHSGLADGERLNAWLAARAGLAPIVIGTRSAVFTPLPQLGLIVVDEEHDPSFKQQDGFRYSARDVAVVRAQKAGVPIVLGSATPALESLANAAAGRYTRLELPERAGSAIHPHLHLLDIRHQRLDGGISEPLYGVMGRHLERGGQVLLFLNRRGYAPVLLCHDCGWVATCRRCDAHLTYHAGQRRIRCHHCGTERPVPQQCASCGSHDLRPIGHGTERVEEALRARFPDIGIERIDRDATRRKGSLEEKLARVHSGAARLLIGTQMLAKGHHFPDVTLVGILDADQGLFSADFRAGERMAQLILQVAGRAGRAERPGEVLIQTHHPDHPLLRLLIDQGYGAFAAAALEERRQAELPPYAFLALLRAEAPAAAAPLAFLEQARQLAEGLRPEGIMLLGPVPAPMERRAGRYRAQLLLQTASRPALHRLLDRWLPLLEESKTGRKVRWSLDVDPGEMF, from the coding sequence ATGTCCCGCACCGTGCTCCACATTGCCATCCCCTCGCCGCTGCGGCGCCGCTTCGACTACCTGGCGCCGGCCGAAGCGGTGGCGCCGGGTTGCCGGGTGCGCATCGGCTTCGGCCGCCGGGCGTTGGTGGGTGTGGTGCTGGGCAGTTCGGCCCACAGCGAAGTGCCGCCGGACAAGTTGCGCCCGGTGGAGACGGTGCTCGACGCCGAACCGTTACTGCCGCCGGAGATCCTGGAACTGCTCACCTGGGCAAGCACTTACTATCACCATCCCATCGGTGAGGTGTGCGCCGCCGCCCTGCCGGTAGCCCTGCGGCAGGGCGAGCCGGCGCAGCCGCGCACCCTGCGCCGCCATGCCCTCACCGCCGCCGGCCGTGCCGCGCGGCCGGATGAACTGAAACGCGCGCCGCGCCAGGCCGCTCTGTTGGCCCATCTGCAACGGCTGGATGCCCCGGCCGGGGCCGCTGAGCTGGACGAGGTCGAGGGCTGGCAGGGGGCCATGGCACGGCTGGTGGAAAAAGGCTGGGTGGAGGTGCAGGAGGCGCCGGCCCTGCCCGCGGCCGGAACGGCTTCCGACACCTCACCGCCGCTGGCGGCGGCACAGCAGGCGGCGGTGGATAGCGTCAGCGCCGCCTTCGGCCGTTTCGGCGGCTTCCTGCTCGACGGCGTCACCGGCAGCGGCAAGACCGAGGTGTACCTGCGCCTCATCGCCCAGAATCTCGCCGCCGGTCGCCAGACCCTGGTGCTGGTACCGGAGATCGGCCTCACCCCGCAGCTGCTGGAGCGTTTCCGCCGCCGTTTCCCGGCACCCATCGCCGTGCTGCACTCGGGCCTCGCCGACGGCGAACGGCTCAACGCCTGGCTCGCCGCCCGCGCCGGCCTCGCCCCCATCGTCATCGGCACCCGCTCGGCGGTGTTCACCCCGCTGCCGCAGCTGGGCCTGATCGTGGTGGACGAGGAGCACGACCCCTCGTTCAAGCAGCAGGACGGCTTCCGCTATTCGGCGCGCGACGTGGCGGTGGTGCGGGCGCAGAAGGCCGGCGTGCCCATCGTGCTCGGCTCCGCCACCCCGGCGCTGGAGAGCCTGGCCAATGCCGCCGCCGGCCGCTATACGCGGCTGGAACTGCCGGAACGCGCCGGCAGCGCCATCCACCCGCACCTGCACCTGCTCGACATCCGCCACCAGCGCCTCGACGGCGGCATCAGCGAACCGCTCTACGGCGTCATGGGCCGCCATCTGGAGCGCGGCGGCCAGGTGCTGCTGTTTCTCAACCGCCGCGGCTACGCCCCGGTGCTGCTGTGCCACGACTGCGGCTGGGTCGCCACCTGCCGCCGCTGCGACGCCCACCTCACCTACCACGCCGGCCAGAGGCGCATCCGCTGCCACCACTGCGGCACCGAGCGGCCGGTGCCGCAGCAATGCGCAAGCTGCGGCAGTCACGACCTGCGCCCCATCGGCCACGGCACCGAACGGGTGGAGGAGGCGCTGCGCGCGCGTTTTCCGGACATCGGCATCGAGCGCATCGACCGCGACGCCACCCGCCGCAAGGGCAGCCTGGAGGAAAAGCTCGCGCGGGTGCACAGCGGCGCGGCGCGCCTCCTCATCGGCACCCAGATGCTGGCCAAGGGCCATCACTTTCCCGACGTCACCCTGGTGGGCATCCTCGACGCCGACCAGGGCCTGTTCTCCGCCGACTTCCGCGCCGGCGAGCGCATGGCCCAGCTCATCTTGCAGGTGGCGGGACGGGCCGGCCGCGCCGAACGCCCCGGCGAGGTGCTGATCCAGACCCACCACCCCGATCACCCACTGCTGCGCCTGCTCATCGACCAGGGCTACGGCGCCTTCGCCGCCGCCGCCCTGGAGGAACGCCGCCAGGCCGAGCTGCCGCCTTATGCCTTCCTCGCCCTGCTGCGCGCCGAGGCACCGGCCGCCGCCGCCCCGCTGGCCTTTCTGGAACAGGCGCGGCAACTCGCGGAAGGATTGCGGCCCGAAGGCATCATGCTGCTCGGCCCGGTGCCGGCGCCGATGGAACGCCGCGCCGGCCGCTACCGCGCCCAGTTGCTGTTGCAGACCGCCAGCCGCCCCGCGCTGCACCGCCTGCTCGATCGCTGGCTGCCGTTGTTGGAAGAATCAAAAACCGGGCGCAAGGTGCGCTGGTCACTGGATGTCGACCCGGGGGAGATGTTTTGA
- a CDS encoding HDOD domain-containing protein: protein MNSPKRSSLDEWVRRISEEEMPIFGHTVQQVVSVAEDENAPTAALARVILQDASMTARVLKLANSVYYNPREQQISTISRAVVVLGFTTVRSMCLSIALVDSFVQGAPRDRLTRELARAIHAAVQARTVALQRGDDSPEEVFIAALLYHLGDLAFWCFSGEAGDRLDTLLRQPGITPEQAEMEVLGFPLRQLSASLVKEWRINDLLSATLKNPDSPDPRSRNITLCHQLARAAEKGWESPRVQQLTQELARMTGQSDKAVSSRLHQNARDAARIAGYYGAAAAAAVIPLPRGETVVGEDELKVQEYPEPDGMLQLRILRELALLLDDPKSDFNLVLELVLEGIYRGAGMDRTLFALLTPDRRGLRAKFALGGGRDTLTGLFHFTRHPQEENLFFHLLDDPAPLWFDPAKRPEQRRWQTAQLTEAVGRAPFFAAPILVNGKAIGLFFCDRALSERPLDEESFESFKHFVQQAGLGLGHLSQRRH from the coding sequence TTGAACAGCCCCAAGCGCAGCTCCCTGGACGAATGGGTCCGCCGCATCAGCGAAGAGGAGATGCCCATCTTCGGCCACACCGTGCAGCAGGTGGTGAGCGTGGCCGAGGACGAGAACGCGCCCACCGCCGCCCTGGCCCGCGTCATCCTGCAGGACGCCTCCATGACGGCGCGCGTGCTCAAGCTGGCCAACAGCGTCTATTACAACCCACGCGAACAGCAGATCAGCACCATCAGCCGCGCCGTGGTGGTACTCGGCTTCACCACCGTGCGCAGCATGTGCCTGTCCATCGCCCTGGTGGATTCCTTCGTCCAGGGCGCCCCGCGCGACCGCCTGACACGGGAACTGGCCCGCGCCATCCATGCCGCGGTGCAGGCCCGTACCGTGGCCCTGCAACGGGGCGACGATTCACCGGAAGAGGTGTTCATCGCCGCCCTGCTCTACCACCTGGGCGACCTGGCCTTCTGGTGCTTCAGCGGCGAAGCCGGCGACCGGCTCGACACCCTGCTGCGCCAGCCCGGCATCACCCCGGAACAGGCCGAGATGGAGGTGCTGGGCTTCCCCCTGCGGCAACTCTCCGCCAGCCTGGTGAAGGAGTGGCGCATCAACGACCTGCTCAGCGCCACGCTGAAAAACCCCGACAGCCCCGACCCACGCAGCCGCAACATCACCCTGTGCCATCAGCTGGCACGGGCGGCGGAAAAGGGCTGGGAGAGCCCCAGGGTACAGCAGCTCACCCAGGAACTGGCCAGGATGACCGGCCAGAGCGACAAGGCGGTCAGCAGCCGTCTGCACCAGAACGCGCGCGACGCCGCCCGTATCGCCGGCTACTACGGCGCGGCGGCGGCCGCCGCCGTGATCCCCCTGCCGCGCGGCGAAACGGTGGTGGGGGAGGACGAACTCAAGGTGCAGGAATACCCGGAGCCGGATGGCATGCTGCAGCTGCGCATCCTGCGCGAGCTGGCGCTGCTGCTGGACGACCCCAAGTCGGACTTCAATCTGGTGCTGGAACTGGTACTGGAAGGCATCTACCGCGGCGCCGGCATGGACCGCACCCTGTTCGCCCTGCTCACCCCGGACCGCCGCGGCCTGCGCGCCAAGTTCGCCCTCGGCGGCGGACGCGATACCCTCACCGGCCTCTTCCACTTCACCCGCCATCCCCAAGAGGAAAACCTCTTCTTCCACCTGCTGGACGACCCGGCCCCGCTCTGGTTCGACCCCGCCAAACGGCCCGAACAGCGCCGCTGGCAAACGGCCCAGCTGACCGAGGCGGTGGGGCGGGCCCCCTTCTTTGCGGCCCCCATCCTGGTCAACGGCAAGGCGATCGGCCTGTTTTTCTGCGACCGCGCCCTCAGCGAACGCCCCCTGGACGAAGAGAGTTTCGAGAGCTTCAAGCACTTCGTGCAACAGGCCGGCCTCGGTCTCGGCCACCTGTCACAGCGGCGCCACTAA
- a CDS encoding pyridoxamine 5'-phosphate oxidase family protein, which translates to MAKVLPEIDAELAAWMAAQPLFFNATAPLAADGHINLSPRGLDTFRVLGPHEVAWLDLTGSGNESAPHLVENGRLTVMFCAFSGPPRILRLYGRGTVVLPGDAAWAALRPRFPEFPGVRQIVRMAVERVQTSCGAGVPLLDYRGQREELLAWARHKGEAGMAEYRRQKNAVSIDGLPAPGLGSDA; encoded by the coding sequence ATGGCCAAGGTACTGCCCGAGATCGACGCCGAACTGGCCGCCTGGATGGCGGCCCAGCCGCTGTTCTTCAACGCCACCGCGCCGCTGGCCGCCGACGGCCACATCAACCTGTCGCCGCGCGGACTGGATACCTTCCGCGTCCTCGGCCCGCACGAGGTGGCCTGGCTCGACCTCACCGGCAGCGGCAACGAAAGCGCGCCGCACCTGGTGGAAAACGGCCGCCTGACGGTGATGTTCTGCGCCTTCAGTGGCCCGCCGCGCATCCTGCGCCTGTACGGCCGCGGCACGGTGGTGTTGCCGGGCGATGCCGCCTGGGCGGCGCTGCGGCCGCGCTTTCCCGAGTTTCCCGGCGTACGCCAGATCGTGCGCATGGCCGTGGAGCGGGTGCAGACCTCCTGTGGCGCCGGCGTACCGCTGCTGGACTACCGCGGCCAACGCGAGGAGTTGCTGGCCTGGGCGCGCCACAAGGGGGAGGCGGGCATGGCGGAATACCGGCGCCAGAAGAACGCGGTCAGCATCGACGGCCTGCCAGCACCGGGACTGGGTTCCGACGCGTGA
- a CDS encoding glycosyltransferase family 32 protein: MKPFFILLSSRVIRLFANITKLLCYGFHFLFPKKRFVLPAEAAPLISNKKPSTIPRIIWQTNYTNRVTLPVYLNYLFNRLMAPGFAYRFMVTEARAEFIKANFSDEIFANYSRIQIGAAQADFWRLLVLQKYGGVYLDIDAHVVWPLGYIVRPEFDELYIRTKRGEISNYFIASKPENPHLAQMIDLVLRNIRECRLTNVYELTGPGVFNKVLDINTVNTTYYRYTCNQGSFTNEYFQYVDKPQGKWTREQEKIDIIRKD, translated from the coding sequence GTGAAGCCGTTCTTCATATTATTGTCCAGCCGAGTTATCCGGCTCTTTGCGAACATAACTAAACTGCTTTGTTACGGCTTTCATTTTTTGTTCCCCAAAAAACGATTTGTCTTGCCAGCTGAAGCCGCGCCTCTCATTTCCAATAAGAAACCCTCTACCATCCCTCGTATCATCTGGCAAACCAATTACACCAATCGGGTCACCTTACCCGTCTATCTGAATTATCTATTCAATCGCCTGATGGCCCCTGGTTTTGCGTATCGGTTTATGGTTACGGAAGCACGCGCGGAGTTTATTAAGGCCAATTTTTCTGATGAAATCTTTGCCAACTACTCCAGAATCCAGATTGGCGCCGCGCAGGCTGACTTCTGGCGATTACTGGTACTGCAAAAATACGGTGGCGTCTATCTTGATATAGATGCTCACGTCGTCTGGCCATTGGGATATATTGTGCGGCCGGAGTTCGATGAACTCTATATCAGGACGAAGCGTGGAGAGATCAGCAACTATTTCATCGCCAGCAAACCAGAAAACCCTCACCTTGCTCAAATGATTGATTTGGTGCTGAGAAACATTCGAGAGTGTCGCCTCACGAATGTTTATGAGTTAACAGGTCCTGGTGTATTCAATAAAGTTTTGGACATCAATACTGTCAACACCACCTATTATCGCTATACCTGTAACCAAGGTTCCTTTACCAACGAATATTTCCAGTATGTAGATAAGCCACAGGGGAAGTGGACCAGGGAACAAGAAAAGATCGACATTATCAGGAAGGACTGA
- a CDS encoding fructosamine kinase family protein — MGSSIWNSLAEAICRASGIPFVLRGRHGVGGGCINSTHVLEDGARRWFVKLNDATRLDMFAAEAAGLSELAASHTVRVPRPLCHGVAAGQAFLVLEWLDLSGSGAQELLGRQLAAMHGVTREEYGWWRDNTIGSTPQPNEQSMDWMEFMCERRLGHQLDLAVQAGNRRLHRRGEELLDRMPDLFTDYTPAASLLHGDLWSGNYAVTAAGEPVLFDPAVYYGDREADLAMTELFGGFGPRFYAAYNEAWPLDPGYKVRKTLYNLYHILNHYHMFGGGYGQQAERMIDQLLSELR; from the coding sequence ATGGGATCATCGATCTGGAACAGCCTCGCTGAGGCGATCTGCCGCGCCAGCGGCATCCCCTTTGTGCTGCGTGGCCGGCACGGCGTGGGCGGCGGCTGCATCAATTCCACCCATGTGCTGGAGGACGGCGCGCGGCGCTGGTTCGTCAAGCTCAATGACGCCACGCGGCTGGACATGTTCGCCGCCGAGGCCGCCGGCCTGAGCGAGCTGGCCGCATCGCACACGGTGCGCGTGCCGCGTCCGTTGTGCCACGGCGTGGCGGCAGGACAGGCCTTTCTGGTGCTGGAATGGCTGGACCTGTCCGGTTCCGGCGCGCAGGAACTGCTCGGCCGGCAGCTGGCGGCGATGCATGGCGTGACGCGTGAGGAGTACGGCTGGTGGCGTGACAACACCATCGGCTCGACGCCGCAGCCCAACGAGCAGAGCATGGACTGGATGGAGTTCATGTGTGAGCGTCGCCTGGGCCACCAGCTCGATCTGGCGGTGCAGGCCGGCAACCGGCGCTTGCACCGGCGCGGCGAGGAGCTGCTCGATCGCATGCCCGATCTGTTCACCGACTACACGCCGGCCGCCTCGCTGCTGCACGGCGATCTGTGGTCGGGCAATTACGCCGTGACGGCGGCGGGCGAGCCGGTGCTCTTCGATCCGGCGGTGTACTATGGCGACCGCGAGGCCGACCTCGCCATGACCGAACTGTTCGGCGGCTTCGGACCACGCTTCTATGCCGCCTACAACGAGGCCTGGCCGCTGGACCCCGGCTACAAGGTGCGCAAGACGCTGTACAACCTATACCACATCCTCAATCACTACCACATGTTCGGTGGCGGCTACGGCCAGCAGGCGGAGCGCATGATCGATCAACTGCTCAGTGAGTTACGTTGA
- a CDS encoding lysophospholipid acyltransferase family protein → MNPDGHRPYPPEFPRRFLAPRYWGIWLGLGLHALSGLLPTVLRRGLGAWLGMQAYRRNAKRSGIARLNLAWCFNHWDEARREAVLRDSFRSLGAALADFGLFWWAGRRRFFSRIAIEGEQHLAKVLGEGGRAILVTVHSHGMDFGGIALSGRWPLVTYANRMRNPLIEWLMSHRRTRFGCLLYTREEGLRPVIREVKAGRVFFYPVDEDGHGGEAVFAPFFGVPKATLTAPFRLARLCQARLIPCTTWYRASDKRYVVQILPPLEGVPSGDYTADAERLNAAFEELVMLAPEQYMWGQRIFQTRPDGRRPY, encoded by the coding sequence ATGAACCCAGACGGACACCGCCCCTACCCACCGGAGTTCCCGCGTCGCTTCCTGGCGCCGCGTTACTGGGGGATCTGGCTGGGCCTTGGCCTGCATGCGCTGTCCGGCCTGTTGCCGACCGTATTGCGACGCGGCCTTGGCGCCTGGCTGGGCATGCAGGCCTACCGCCGCAATGCCAAACGCAGCGGGATTGCTCGGCTCAACCTGGCCTGGTGCTTCAACCACTGGGATGAGGCACGGCGCGAGGCCGTGTTGCGTGACAGCTTTCGCTCCCTGGGCGCCGCGCTGGCCGATTTCGGCCTGTTCTGGTGGGCTGGCCGACGGCGCTTCTTCTCGCGCATCGCCATCGAGGGCGAGCAACACCTGGCAAAGGTGCTCGGCGAAGGTGGCCGGGCGATCCTGGTGACGGTGCACTCTCACGGCATGGATTTCGGTGGCATCGCCCTGTCGGGCCGCTGGCCACTGGTCACCTACGCCAACCGTATGCGCAACCCCCTCATCGAATGGTTGATGTCCCATCGCCGCACGCGTTTCGGCTGCCTGCTGTATACCCGAGAGGAGGGCCTGCGTCCGGTGATCCGTGAGGTGAAGGCGGGACGGGTGTTCTTCTATCCGGTGGATGAGGACGGACACGGTGGCGAGGCGGTGTTCGCCCCCTTCTTCGGCGTGCCTAAAGCGACGCTTACGGCGCCGTTCCGTCTGGCGCGCCTGTGCCAGGCGCGGCTGATTCCCTGCACCACCTGGTATCGCGCCAGCGACAAACGCTATGTGGTGCAGATCCTGCCGCCGCTGGAAGGCGTGCCGAGCGGCGATTACACGGCCGATGCGGAGCGGCTCAATGCCGCCTTCGAGGAGCTGGTGATGCTGGCGCCGGAGCAGTACATGTGGGGCCAGCGCATCTTCCAGACGCGGCCCGACGGCAGGCGACCCTATTAG
- a CDS encoding tRNA 2-thiocytidine biosynthesis TtcA family protein, producing the protein MNTTVRPPKSLLRLVGQAIAHYGMIKEGDRVLLGLSGGKDSLSLLHVLRHLQRAAPVHFEVGAITVDPQIPAFDPSPLKAYLAGLGVPYFYQEQPIMDDATKHATEPSFSFCAFCARMKRGIIYSTARREGYNVIALGQHLDDLAQSFLMSAMHRGQLRTMKAHYTIDAGDLRVIRPLVYVRERQTAAFAAAAALPIIPENCPACFDMPTEREHMKQLLLDEEARYKHLFRNLLHTMRPLMGERVDGRDDSDDGDSDGM; encoded by the coding sequence ATGAACACCACCGTCCGCCCGCCGAAATCCCTGCTGCGCCTGGTCGGCCAGGCCATCGCCCACTACGGCATGATCAAGGAGGGCGACCGCGTGCTGCTCGGCCTGTCCGGCGGCAAGGACTCGCTGTCGCTGCTGCATGTGCTGCGCCACCTGCAGCGCGCCGCCCCGGTGCACTTCGAGGTCGGCGCCATCACCGTCGACCCGCAGATCCCGGCCTTCGATCCGTCACCGCTCAAGGCCTATCTCGCCGGCCTCGGCGTGCCCTATTTCTACCAGGAACAGCCGATCATGGACGACGCGACGAAACACGCGACCGAGCCCAGCTTCTCCTTCTGCGCCTTCTGCGCGCGCATGAAGCGCGGCATCATCTACAGCACGGCGCGGCGCGAGGGCTATAACGTCATCGCCCTGGGCCAGCATCTGGATGACCTGGCGCAGAGCTTCCTCATGTCCGCCATGCACCGCGGCCAGCTGCGCACCATGAAGGCCCACTACACCATCGATGCCGGCGACCTGCGCGTGATCCGCCCGCTGGTCTACGTGCGCGAACGGCAGACCGCCGCCTTCGCCGCGGCGGCGGCACTGCCCATCATCCCGGAGAATTGCCCGGCCTGTTTCGACATGCCCACCGAACGGGAGCACATGAAGCAGTTGCTGCTCGACGAAGAGGCGCGCTACAAGCACCTGTTCCGCAATCTGCTGCACACCATGCGCCCGCTGATGGGCGAGCGCGTCGACGGCCGCGACGACAGCGACGACGGCGACAGCGACGGCATGTAG